A genomic window from Terrisporobacter glycolicus ATCC 14880 = DSM 1288 includes:
- a CDS encoding LacI family DNA-binding transcriptional regulator, protein MKVTIKDVAKEANVAVSTVSRVLSDSSKISEKTKKKVWDAVKKLNYVPNEMARGLANKRTKILAVIIPQWICDSFYHPFFLQVFRGISNCAKDRDYFIMYAFKENDDTWINRFIQSNFVEGILLFHEEEDKITTEFLKDIEFPFVSVSINQDLEKALFFEDEDDKFIHEANGKYLGQYVAKIMMDKLESKDPGEKYYIINTKLIEKESLVDKMKSKVLYNRNI, encoded by the coding sequence ATGAAAGTTACAATCAAAGATGTAGCAAAAGAAGCTAATGTTGCTGTTTCCACAGTATCTAGAGTACTTTCGGATAGTAGCAAAATTAGTGAAAAGACAAAAAAAAAGGTTTGGGATGCAGTAAAAAAACTAAATTATGTCCCAAATGAAATGGCGAGAGGTCTGGCAAACAAAAGAACGAAGATATTAGCAGTAATTATACCACAATGGATTTGTGATTCCTTTTACCATCCTTTCTTTCTTCAAGTTTTTAGAGGTATAAGCAATTGTGCAAAAGATAGAGATTATTTTATCATGTATGCTTTTAAAGAAAATGATGATACCTGGATTAATAGGTTTATACAAAGCAACTTTGTTGAGGGGATTTTATTATTTCACGAGGAAGAAGATAAAATCACTACTGAATTTTTAAAAGATATAGAGTTTCCTTTTGTTTCAGTAAGTATAAATCAAGATTTAGAAAAGGCACTATTCTTTGAAGATGAAGATGATAAGTTCATACATGAGGCAAATGGAAAATATTTAGGTCAATATGTAGCTAAAATAATGATGGATAAATTGGAAAGCAAAGATCCAGGTGAAAAGTATTATATAATAAACACTAAGTTAATTGAAAAAGAATCTTTAGTAGATAAAATGAAAAGTAAAGTTTTATATAATAGAAATATTTAA
- a CDS encoding metallophosphoesterase family protein: protein MKEKYMVGIISDTHGLLRDEVIDYLKKCDYIVHGGDINSEDVLKELKNIAPVYMVRGNNDKGEWVEKLPKELYFNIGKIRFYMVHNKKDISYNLKPVDVIIFGHSHKYFCEKVEEILWLNPGSCGKRRFNLPIRFVIMTIEKNNYKIQKIDILLG from the coding sequence TTGAAAGAAAAATATATGGTAGGTATCATATCAGATACTCATGGATTATTACGAGATGAAGTAATTGATTATTTGAAAAAATGTGATTATATAGTACATGGTGGCGATATTAACTCAGAAGATGTTCTAAAAGAATTGAAAAATATAGCTCCTGTATATATGGTGAGAGGTAATAATGATAAAGGTGAGTGGGTAGAAAAACTACCAAAAGAATTATATTTTAATATAGGAAAGATTAGATTTTATATGGTACACAACAAAAAAGATATTTCATATAATTTAAAACCTGTAGATGTAATTATTTTTGGACATTCTCATAAATATTTTTGTGAGAAAGTGGAAGAAATACTTTGGTTAAATCCCGGTAGTTGTGGCAAAAGACGATTTAACCTGCCTATAAGATTTGTAATTATGACTATTGAAAAGAATAATTATAAGATACAAAAAATTGATATTTTGCTTGGTTAG
- a CDS encoding DEAD/DEAH box helicase: protein MNNKFEKFNLDKNIIKSLNNLNYKEPSKVQDEVIPRLLERADVIVKSKTGSGKTASFAIPMVEKIDIDNNKVQGLIIAPTRELALQIKEEIQNIGRIKKVRCSAIFGKQPLREQVTELKQRVHIVVATPGRIIDHIGRGTIDLSNIKYFVIDEADKMLHKSFVDDMEFILSKLPEKSCKGMFSATIDNNINLTCDKYMKNPLRIDIKEDEKIKKQISEYFIKSEENDKDELLKRIIYKECPKSLIIFANTRNKVDEIYKNMKKDKFNVGVIHGDMSQDKRLFIIKDFKNNKFNILVSSDITARGIHIEDISLVINYDVPRDKENYIHRIGRTGRVDKWGKAITIVSSREKRYLQEIEEYTNDKIQEIESIDDNEVNLGKIKFDQQQNNLSNNKRNKNKEVKNLNDEITRIYLNVGKKKKIRVIDIVGAFSNIEGISNEDIGVIEVKDTCSYVDILNHKGKSFLKNHKEIIIKKKQVKVKRDNS, encoded by the coding sequence ATGAATAATAAATTTGAAAAGTTTAATTTAGATAAAAATATAATAAAGTCATTAAATAATTTAAATTATAAAGAACCTTCAAAAGTTCAAGATGAAGTTATTCCTAGGTTATTAGAAAGAGCAGATGTAATAGTGAAATCTAAAACAGGAAGCGGAAAAACAGCATCTTTTGCCATACCAATGGTAGAAAAAATTGATATAGATAATAACAAAGTACAAGGATTAATAATAGCCCCAACAAGAGAGTTAGCACTACAAATTAAAGAGGAAATACAAAATATAGGAAGAATAAAAAAAGTTAGATGTAGTGCAATATTTGGAAAACAACCACTAAGGGAGCAAGTAACAGAGTTAAAACAAAGGGTTCATATAGTAGTTGCTACACCTGGAAGAATAATTGATCATATTGGAAGAGGGACTATTGATTTAAGTAATATAAAATACTTTGTAATCGATGAAGCTGATAAAATGTTACATAAAAGTTTTGTTGATGATATGGAATTTATACTAAGCAAGTTACCTGAAAAATCATGTAAAGGGATGTTTTCAGCAACTATAGATAATAACATAAATTTAACTTGTGATAAATATATGAAAAATCCACTTAGAATAGATATTAAAGAAGATGAAAAAATAAAAAAACAAATTAGTGAATATTTTATTAAAAGTGAAGAAAATGATAAAGATGAATTATTAAAAAGGATTATTTATAAGGAATGTCCAAAATCTTTAATTATTTTTGCAAATACAAGAAATAAAGTAGATGAAATTTACAAGAATATGAAAAAAGATAAGTTTAATGTTGGAGTAATACATGGTGATATGTCTCAGGATAAAAGATTATTTATCATCAAAGATTTTAAAAATAATAAATTTAACATATTAGTAAGCAGTGATATTACAGCTAGAGGTATTCATATTGAGGATATTTCTCTGGTAATAAATTATGATGTACCAAGGGATAAAGAAAACTATATTCATAGGATAGGAAGAACAGGAAGAGTTGATAAATGGGGAAAAGCTATTACAATAGTTTCGTCTAGAGAGAAAAGATATCTTCAGGAAATAGAAGAGTATACAAATGATAAAATACAAGAAATAGAAAGTATTGATGATAATGAAGTGAATTTAGGCAAAATAAAATTTGATCAACAGCAAAATAATCTATCAAACAATAAAAGAAATAAGAATAAGGAAGTTAAAAATTTAAATGATGAAATAACTAGAATTTACTTGAATGTTGGAAAGAAGAAAAAAATAAGAGTTATAGATATAGTTGGAGCATTTAGCAATATTGAGGGAATAAGTAATGAAGATATTGGTGTAATTGAAGTAAAAGATACATGTTCTTATGTAGACATCTTAAATCATAAAGGAAAATCATTTTTAAAAAATCATAAGGAAATTATAATTAAGAAAAAACAGGTAAAGGTTAAAAGAGATAATTCATAG
- a CDS encoding aminotransferase class V-fold PLP-dependent enzyme, whose amino-acid sequence MDIYNNHNKYRDLFIGVDNPVQLADGNMAMPIGFDNGATTPSLKSSYRELSKGLITYGAVARGTGQKSEITTQKYEEARQIILDFFNVGSDSRYTAVFGKTTTECMNLLANVLIKSKDDKIITTRMEHHANDLPWRYSATVEYIDVDEIGRISVESIEDKLKENNGTIKYVTVTGASNVTGYVNPIHEIAKICHKYNAKIIVDGAQLVAHKEINMKGKKPGEEIDFLVFSSHKSYSPYGTGVIVGMKEELSNLTPFLKGGACVKAVTDYDVIWDDPPALHEAGSPNSLGAMATGRALQELKKIGFDNIYEHEMMLKEFIITEMKKIDRVILYGDNENIDDRLGIIVFNIDGENYKTIGKRFADEMAIALRTGKFCAHPYVNRLMGISDETACNNAYNNKPTNGMLRASLGLYNTMEEARAFIAYTKYLVSTL is encoded by the coding sequence ATGGATATATATAATAATCATAATAAATATAGAGATTTATTTATTGGAGTAGACAATCCAGTTCAATTGGCAGATGGAAATATGGCTATGCCCATAGGATTTGATAATGGAGCAACTACGCCATCATTAAAATCATCATATAGAGAATTAAGTAAAGGATTAATAACATATGGAGCTGTAGCTAGGGGAACTGGCCAGAAAAGTGAAATAACTACTCAAAAATATGAAGAGGCAAGACAAATTATACTAGATTTTTTTAATGTGGGTAGTGATTCAAGATATACTGCAGTTTTTGGAAAAACTACAACTGAGTGTATGAATTTATTAGCAAATGTTTTAATTAAAAGTAAAGATGATAAAATAATTACAACAAGAATGGAGCATCATGCCAATGATTTGCCTTGGAGATATAGCGCTACAGTAGAATATATTGATGTTGATGAAATAGGAAGAATAAGCGTTGAGAGTATAGAAGATAAATTGAAGGAAAATAATGGTACAATTAAATATGTAACTGTAACAGGAGCATCAAATGTAACAGGATATGTAAATCCTATACATGAAATAGCTAAAATATGTCATAAATATAATGCAAAAATAATAGTAGATGGTGCTCAATTAGTTGCTCATAAGGAAATAAATATGAAGGGCAAAAAGCCAGGAGAAGAAATAGATTTTCTTGTTTTCTCTAGTCATAAATCATATTCACCATATGGAACAGGTGTAATAGTTGGAATGAAGGAAGAATTGTCAAACTTAACACCGTTTTTAAAGGGAGGGGCATGTGTAAAAGCAGTTACAGATTATGATGTTATATGGGATGATCCTCCAGCTTTGCATGAAGCAGGTAGCCCAAACTCATTAGGAGCTATGGCTACAGGTAGAGCATTACAAGAATTGAAGAAAATTGGTTTTGATAATATATATGAACATGAAATGATGTTAAAAGAATTTATAATAACAGAAATGAAAAAAATAGACAGGGTTATATTATATGGAGATAATGAAAATATAGATGATCGACTAGGTATTATTGTTTTTAATATAGATGGTGAAAATTATAAAACAATAGGTAAAAGATTTGCGGATGAAATGGCAATTGCTCTAAGAACTGGAAAGTTTTGTGCACATCCATATGTTAATAGGTTAATGGGAATTAGCGATGAAACTGCATGTAACAATGCTTATAATAATAAACCGACAAATGGAATGTTAAGAGCTAGCTTAGGACTTTATAATACTATGGAAGAAGCAAGGGCATTTATAGCATATACTAAATATTTAGTATCAACTTTATAA
- a CDS encoding MerR family transcriptional regulator yields MQINEVVQVVDLTKRAIKYYEEQGLLSINKDENGYRNYTKEDIKILKEISIYRKLGISIKDIKVLLENKDKQLLENIYKEKINKLEDYKSEAESLKRFIDNNDVEEIYENLDYETLGKAIQDMIPGFYGYYFMNHFMPYLQMKIKTKEQKDAYKRIIEFWDNAEIKIPLLMKINSFIMYKLLPKQDMSKMVEQMDAKTKEYINISDEAYEKLKEQTARGVKIKNSFFFKYHPAFILQRKFMQRLQDSGYNDIFIPNMILLSPKYKEYHEALSKINKRICNDLGLHYDSKYNLIMR; encoded by the coding sequence ATGCAAATAAATGAAGTTGTTCAAGTTGTTGATTTGACAAAGCGTGCGATTAAATATTACGAGGAACAAGGACTTTTGTCAATCAACAAAGATGAAAATGGATATAGAAATTATACTAAAGAAGATATAAAAATTTTAAAAGAGATTTCTATTTATAGAAAGTTAGGTATTAGCATAAAGGACATTAAAGTTTTGCTTGAAAATAAAGATAAGCAATTATTAGAAAATATATATAAAGAAAAAATAAATAAGCTTGAAGATTATAAAAGTGAAGCAGAATCTTTAAAAAGATTTATTGATAACAATGACGTGGAAGAAATATACGAAAACTTAGATTATGAAACTTTAGGCAAAGCAATACAAGATATGATTCCAGGATTTTATGGTTACTATTTTATGAATCATTTTATGCCTTATTTGCAAATGAAAATTAAAACAAAAGAGCAAAAGGATGCATATAAAAGGATAATTGAATTTTGGGACAATGCAGAAATCAAAATACCTTTATTGATGAAAATTAATAGTTTTATCATGTATAAATTATTACCTAAGCAAGACATGAGCAAAATGGTAGAACAAATGGATGCTAAGACTAAAGAATATATAAATATAAGTGATGAAGCATATGAAAAGTTAAAAGAACAGACAGCAAGAGGTGTAAAAATAAAAAATAGTTTCTTTTTTAAATATCATCCTGCATTTATTTTACAGAGAAAGTTTATGCAGCGTTTACAAGATAGTGGTTATAATGATATATTTATTCCAAATATGATTTTATTATCACCTAAATATAAAGAATATCATGAAGCTTTAAGTAAGATTAATAAACGTATTTGTAATGATTTGGGATTACATTATGATTCAAAATACAATTTAATTATGAGATGA
- the amrA gene encoding AmmeMemoRadiSam system protein A — translation MENILRYYLMPHPPLIIPSVGKGQEREIQSTIDACNQVGEEISNLEPETVVIITPHGTMFSDAIAISNEEYIKGDFKQFNDFDTYIEGIIDKVFNEELINICKEENIPVTRIDSNILSKFNREYELDHGAMIPMYFINKYYKQYKIVHVTYAALSDIELYKFGVAIRKSAQNLNKKIVFIASGDLSHRLSENGPYNYSPEGSKFDKLLLDNLQKGDVLSVFNMDKYMVECAGECGLRSVFIMLGAMEGEVVKGKLLSYEGPFGVGYGVMTFNNELKNQSNLEELINLKKELYNKKVANDNLYVKLARESLNHYYTYGHFMAKPSNLPKGLSKEKGGVFVSLKKFGKLRGCIGTFLPTTDSIAEEIIRNSVNAAIEDPRFPNVTENELLDIDISVDVLSRPHKSTKAELNPKKYGVIVIQGYKKGLLLPDLDGVNTVDYQLKIACEKAGINPHEEYEIERFQVTRYKEGV, via the coding sequence ATGGAAAATATATTAAGATATTATTTAATGCCTCATCCACCTTTGATAATTCCATCTGTGGGTAAGGGACAAGAAAGAGAAATACAAAGTACTATTGATGCTTGTAATCAAGTAGGAGAAGAAATAAGTAACTTAGAGCCAGAAACTGTGGTAATTATAACCCCTCATGGAACTATGTTTTCAGATGCTATTGCAATTTCAAATGAGGAATATATAAAGGGAGATTTTAAACAATTTAACGATTTTGATACTTACATAGAAGGTATAATTGATAAAGTGTTTAATGAAGAATTAATTAATATTTGTAAGGAGGAAAATATACCAGTAACAAGGATAGATTCTAATATTTTAAGCAAATTTAATAGAGAATATGAGCTAGATCATGGAGCTATGATACCTATGTATTTTATAAATAAGTATTATAAACAATACAAAATAGTTCATGTTACATATGCAGCGCTTAGTGATATTGAACTTTATAAGTTTGGCGTGGCCATAAGAAAAAGTGCACAAAACTTAAATAAAAAGATAGTGTTTATAGCAAGTGGAGATTTGTCTCATAGATTAAGTGAGAATGGACCTTATAACTATTCTCCAGAAGGTTCAAAATTTGATAAGTTATTATTAGATAATTTACAAAAAGGTGATGTATTAAGCGTATTTAATATGGATAAATACATGGTAGAATGTGCAGGAGAATGTGGATTAAGGTCTGTATTTATAATGCTTGGAGCTATGGAAGGAGAAGTAGTTAAGGGTAAATTATTGTCTTATGAAGGACCATTTGGGGTTGGATATGGAGTGATGACTTTTAATAATGAGTTAAAAAACCAGAGTAATTTAGAAGAATTAATCAATCTGAAAAAGGAACTTTATAATAAAAAAGTAGCTAATGATAACTTATATGTAAAATTAGCTAGGGAAAGTTTAAATCATTATTATACTTATGGTCATTTTATGGCAAAACCAAGTAATTTACCAAAAGGACTTAGTAAAGAAAAAGGTGGAGTATTTGTATCTTTAAAAAAATTTGGAAAGTTAAGAGGTTGTATTGGAACTTTCCTACCAACTACCGATTCTATAGCAGAAGAAATAATAAGAAATTCAGTGAATGCAGCAATAGAGGACCCAAGATTTCCAAATGTTACAGAAAATGAATTGTTGGACATAGATATATCTGTAGACGTTCTTAGCAGACCTCATAAATCTACAAAGGCAGAATTGAATCCTAAAAAATATGGTGTTATAGTTATTCAGGGATATAAAAAAGGATTATTACTACCAGACTTAGATGGAGTAAATACTGTGGATTATCAACTTAAAATAGCTTGTGAAAAGGCTGGTATAAATCCACATGAAGAATATGAAATAGAAAGATTTCAGGTGACAAGATACAAAGAAGGTGTATAG
- a CDS encoding RNA polymerase sigma factor: protein MLIIKKIYEEYKHDVFIYLVSLTKDASLSEDLVSETFLSAIKSLHRFHNEEQDKIKDKEMESIKDEEK from the coding sequence ATGTTAATTATTAAAAAAATATATGAAGAATACAAACATGATGTTTTTATATACCTTGTAAGTTTAACAAAGGATGCCTCTCTTTCTGAAGATTTAGTGTCGGAAACTTTCTTAAGTGCGATTAAATCATTACATAGGTTTCATAATGAAGAGCAAGATAAAATAAAGGATAAGGAAATGGAATCCATAAAAGATGAGGAGAAATAA
- the amrS gene encoding AmmeMemoRadiSam system radical SAM enzyme, with protein sequence MEEKLKFYKEKGNCIKCHLCPHNCFLSEGKYGVCKLRTVKNNIPIVTNYGEITSANVDPIEKKPLYHFKPGMDILSVGTFGCNMSCSFCQNHEISQNKSSSEFIDIDKLINLIINIPNNEGIAFTYNEPFMWYEYVYDVAKKIKEYDKSISIILVTNGFVNKEPLEKILPFIDAMNIDLKGFTQKYYNEICGAKIEPVLETIKIASKYTHVEITTLMVRDENDSLEEIVGIAKFLSSIDKNIPLHLSRYFPNYKMKNQPTLVENIMNAKKEAKKYLNYVYVGNVAGVDNNTYCPNCGYNLVTRDIYTTNAHIKGDKCTNCKEYINIIF encoded by the coding sequence ATGGAAGAAAAATTAAAATTTTACAAAGAGAAAGGAAATTGCATAAAATGCCACCTTTGCCCTCATAACTGCTTTTTAAGTGAAGGGAAATATGGAGTATGTAAACTTAGAACTGTAAAAAATAATATACCTATTGTCACAAATTATGGAGAAATAACTTCTGCCAATGTGGATCCAATAGAAAAAAAGCCCTTGTATCATTTTAAGCCAGGAATGGATATTTTATCTGTGGGAACTTTTGGATGCAATATGAGTTGTAGTTTTTGTCAAAATCATGAAATATCACAGAATAAATCTTCATCAGAATTTATTGATATAGATAAACTTATAAATTTAATAATAAATATACCAAATAATGAGGGTATAGCATTTACTTATAATGAACCTTTTATGTGGTATGAATATGTTTATGATGTGGCTAAAAAAATAAAAGAATACGATAAAAGCATTAGTATAATATTAGTGACTAATGGATTTGTAAATAAAGAACCTTTAGAAAAAATTTTGCCTTTTATTGATGCAATGAATATAGATTTAAAAGGATTTACACAAAAATATTATAATGAAATTTGCGGTGCTAAAATAGAACCAGTTTTAGAAACTATAAAAATAGCTAGTAAATATACTCATGTAGAAATAACAACTTTAATGGTTAGGGATGAAAATGATTCATTAGAAGAAATAGTTGGAATTGCAAAATTTTTATCTTCTATAGACAAAAACATTCCTCTTCACCTAAGTAGATATTTTCCAAATTATAAAATGAAAAATCAGCCCACATTAGTGGAAAATATTATGAATGCAAAGAAAGAAGCTAAAAAATATTTAAATTATGTATATGTGGGGAATGTAGCAGGTGTAGATAATAACACTTATTGCCCAAACTGTGGATATAATCTTGTAACTAGGGATATTTACACAACAAATGCTCATATTAAAGGTGATAAGTGTACTAATTGTAAGGAATATATAAATATAATATTTTAA
- a CDS encoding MATE family efflux transporter yields the protein MNKNQAELGTQSVGKLLLKYSVPAIIGMMVNALYNVVDRIFIGNIPEVGSMAIAGLGVTMPILTIALAFGMLVGVGSATNVSIKLGQGRKEEAQNIIGTGMLLSVVLGVTLTILGLIFSKQILILFGASDATLYYAKSYTDIIIVGTTFSIMAMFFNNVIRGDGNPKLSAIIMTVGCLTNIILDALFIFKFNMGIQGAASATIISQAITAMWGLSYYLRKKSNLEFKLSTVRLNKNAAKSILAIGVSPFAIQLAASLVQVISNQSLKTYGGDLAIGAMATISSISMIFLMPSFGISQGMQPIVGFNYGAQKYDRAKKALQICLIASTCIFVIGAMIINIAPEFLVGMFNSDPELMGITVNGLKKYTVTLPILSVGIIGTNYIQSIGKAKISILLSLLRQCIFLIPLIMVLPKFLGLDGVWFSQPVADIIAIVIIAAVLVKEVKSYTKVNKEKAVA from the coding sequence ATGAATAAAAATCAGGCAGAATTAGGAACACAATCAGTTGGAAAATTATTATTAAAATATTCTGTGCCAGCTATAATAGGAATGATGGTAAATGCACTTTACAATGTGGTAGATAGAATATTTATAGGGAATATACCTGAAGTAGGTTCTATGGCTATAGCAGGACTTGGTGTTACAATGCCTATACTTACAATAGCGTTAGCTTTTGGAATGCTTGTTGGTGTAGGTTCAGCAACAAATGTTTCTATAAAATTAGGACAAGGTAGAAAAGAAGAGGCGCAAAATATAATAGGAACAGGTATGTTATTATCAGTAGTATTAGGTGTTACACTTACCATATTAGGACTTATATTTTCAAAACAGATACTAATATTATTTGGTGCTAGTGATGCAACCTTATATTACGCAAAATCATATACAGATATAATTATTGTAGGAACAACATTTTCTATAATGGCGATGTTCTTTAACAATGTTATTAGAGGAGATGGAAATCCTAAATTATCAGCAATTATAATGACAGTTGGATGTCTTACAAATATAATATTAGATGCACTATTTATTTTTAAGTTTAATATGGGAATCCAAGGTGCAGCAAGTGCAACAATAATATCACAAGCTATAACAGCTATGTGGGGACTTTCATATTATTTAAGAAAAAAATCTAATTTAGAGTTTAAGTTATCAACTGTTAGATTAAATAAAAATGCAGCAAAATCTATTTTAGCAATAGGTGTGTCACCATTTGCAATTCAGCTTGCAGCAAGTTTAGTTCAAGTTATAAGTAACCAAAGTTTAAAAACTTATGGTGGAGATTTAGCAATAGGAGCTATGGCTACTATAAGTTCAATTTCAATGATATTTTTAATGCCTTCATTTGGAATAAGTCAAGGTATGCAACCAATAGTTGGATTTAATTACGGGGCCCAAAAATATGACAGAGCAAAAAAAGCATTACAAATATGTTTAATAGCATCTACATGTATATTTGTTATTGGTGCAATGATAATAAATATAGCACCAGAGTTTTTAGTAGGAATGTTTAATAGTGATCCAGAACTTATGGGTATAACAGTAAATGGACTTAAAAAATACACAGTAACTTTACCAATATTGAGTGTTGGAATTATAGGGACAAACTATATCCAATCAATTGGTAAAGCTAAAATATCAATATTGCTTAGCTTACTAAGACAATGTATATTCTTAATACCTTTAATAATGGTATTACCAAAGTTCTTAGGATTAGATGGAGTTTGGTTCTCACAACCAGTAGCAGATATTATTGCTATAGTTATAATAGCGGCAGTATTAGTTAAAGAAGTAAAAAGTTACACCAAGGTAAATAAAGAAAAAGCAGTAGCTTAA
- a CDS encoding MarR family winged helix-turn-helix transcriptional regulator — protein MKKNNCDNIGKYISQIYRKGRIFISKGLEEYNIGQGQFMYLLELYIEDGRNQEELAEVLKIDKGTTARAIKKLEENGFVRREKDENDKRSNRVYLTEEGKGVKNDIFFILNQWDEKMSEQLNKEERELMIKLLKRVCSNINI, from the coding sequence ATGAAAAAAAATAATTGTGATAATATTGGAAAATATATTTCTCAAATATATAGAAAAGGCCGTATTTTCATTAGTAAAGGTCTGGAGGAATATAATATAGGTCAAGGTCAATTTATGTACTTATTAGAACTTTATATAGAGGATGGTAGAAATCAAGAGGAATTAGCTGAAGTACTTAAAATAGATAAAGGAACTACAGCAAGAGCTATAAAAAAGTTAGAAGAAAATGGATTTGTAAGAAGAGAAAAGGACGAAAATGACAAAAGATCCAACAGGGTTTATTTAACAGAAGAAGGAAAAGGAGTAAAGAATGATATATTCTTTATTTTGAATCAATGGGATGAAAAAATGAGCGAGCAATTAAATAAAGAAGAAAGAGAATTAATGATAAAACTACTTAAAAGAGTTTGCTCTAATATAAATATATAG
- a CDS encoding ROK family glucokinase — translation MKKYSLGIDIGGTTVKLGLFNNEGELLHKWEIETRKIDNGKYILSDITESINSLLEERNIFKDEVLGAGVGVPGPVKDDGTILGSVNLGWPVFNVSTTLEELLNIPIKVANDANIAALGEMYKGGGQGYKNMIMVTLGTGVGGGVIINNNVIAGYTGSGGEIGHMNVNPHEKISCNCGRKGCLEQYASATGISRLGREILEKESCESKLRNIENITAKDVFDFAKENDELSVKVVEKFSSILGRTLSNIACICNPEVFVIGGGVSKAGDMLLHNIKKYYLENAFHSTADTEFKLATLGNDAGIFGGAKLASEI, via the coding sequence ATGAAGAAATATTCGCTAGGAATTGATATAGGAGGGACTACAGTAAAACTTGGTTTATTTAATAATGAAGGTGAATTATTGCATAAGTGGGAAATTGAAACTAGAAAAATTGACAATGGAAAATATATTTTATCTGATATTACAGAGTCAATAAATAGCTTATTAGAAGAAAGAAATATATTTAAAGATGAAGTATTAGGAGCTGGAGTAGGAGTACCAGGACCTGTAAAAGATGACGGAACTATATTGGGAAGTGTAAATTTAGGATGGCCAGTATTTAATGTGTCAACAACTTTAGAAGAATTATTAAACATTCCTATAAAAGTGGCAAATGATGCAAATATTGCGGCGCTTGGTGAAATGTATAAGGGTGGAGGACAAGGATACAAAAATATGATAATGGTTACTTTAGGAACTGGGGTAGGTGGAGGAGTTATTATAAATAATAATGTAATAGCTGGATACACTGGTTCTGGTGGAGAAATTGGTCATATGAATGTAAATCCTCATGAAAAAATAAGTTGTAATTGTGGTAGAAAAGGTTGTTTAGAACAATATGCTTCAGCAACTGGAATATCAAGATTAGGAAGAGAAATTTTAGAAAAAGAAAGTTGTGAGTCTAAATTAAGAAATATTGAAAATATTACAGCTAAAGATGTATTTGACTTTGCCAAAGAAAATGATGAATTGTCTGTAAAAGTTGTAGAAAAGTTTAGCTCCATATTAGGACGTACTTTATCAAATATAGCTTGCATTTGTAACCCAGAGGTCTTTGTTATAGGTGGTGGAGTTTCGAAAGCGGGAGATATGTTATTGCATAACATAAAAAAATATTATTTAGAAAATGCCTTTCATTCAACTGCTGATACAGAGTTTAAATTAGCAACATTAGGAAATGATGCAGGTATATTTGGAGGCGCAAAGTTGGCAAGTGAAATTTAA